In one window of Spartinivicinus marinus DNA:
- a CDS encoding PDC sensor domain-containing protein — translation MIVKIKSIIFMIGMLSFGVYGGEVPINSVEKIIDSLQEWGKDPDIVEFVKEHNKKDLTLVMIKERDKKWKHAKSLSRFMTDLMQNKAAKRLLELEKSKPYYAELFLMGSKGENIAMTNKTTDYWQGDEDKFQHSYNQGKGDIYIGNVEFDESAQAYLIQVSVPVMDQEKAIGAITVGLSVDKIQ, via the coding sequence ATGATTGTTAAAATAAAGTCGATCATTTTTATGATAGGGATGTTAAGTTTTGGTGTCTATGGGGGCGAAGTCCCTATAAATTCTGTAGAAAAAATTATTGATTCATTGCAGGAATGGGGGAAAGACCCTGACATAGTGGAGTTTGTGAAAGAGCATAATAAAAAAGATCTTACCCTAGTGATGATTAAAGAGAGAGATAAAAAATGGAAGCATGCTAAGAGTCTAAGCCGGTTTATGACGGATTTGATGCAAAACAAGGCTGCTAAACGTTTATTAGAACTTGAAAAATCTAAACCATATTATGCTGAACTTTTTTTAATGGGAAGTAAGGGTGAAAATATTGCAATGACAAATAAGACAACTGATTATTGGCAGGGTGATGAAGATAAATTCCAGCATAGCTATAATCAGGGCAAGGGAGATATTTATATAGGTAATGTAGAGTTTGATGAAAGTGCCCAAGCTTATTTAATTCAAGTGTCAGTTCCAGTTATGGATCAGGAAAAGGCAATTGGAGCGATAACAGTTGGTTTAAGTGTGGATAAAATACAATGA
- a CDS encoding dipeptidase, whose product MTSSELHDTSIVIDGLIIAKWGRELFEDMRRGGLTAANCTVSVWEGFQNTVNNISEFHQFFEDHSDLIMQVRTTKDILRAKELNKTGIILGFQNAHAFEDKLGYIQVFKELGVGIVQMAYNTQNLIGTGCYESDRGLSDFGREVVAEMNRVGIMCDLSHVGAKTSMDVIEASTKPVCYSHCLPAGLKEHPRNKSDEDLKFIADRGGFIGVTMFTPFLKQGVDATVDDYIEAIDYIINIVGEDCVGIGTDFTQGHDKAFFDWLTHDKGYARSLTNFGKIVNPAGFRTIGEFPNLTDAMTRRGWSEHKIRKVMGENWLRTLKEVWGE is encoded by the coding sequence ATGACATCCAGCGAGCTGCATGATACCTCGATTGTGATAGACGGTTTAATTATTGCCAAGTGGGGCCGTGAGCTGTTCGAGGATATGCGCCGAGGAGGCCTAACCGCAGCTAACTGTACTGTATCCGTTTGGGAAGGATTTCAAAACACAGTTAACAATATTTCTGAGTTTCATCAGTTTTTCGAAGATCATAGCGATCTAATCATGCAAGTAAGGACCACGAAAGACATCTTACGAGCGAAAGAACTTAACAAAACCGGCATTATCTTAGGCTTTCAAAACGCACACGCCTTTGAAGACAAGCTTGGCTACATTCAAGTGTTTAAAGAACTGGGTGTTGGCATCGTGCAAATGGCTTACAACACTCAAAACCTGATTGGTACCGGCTGTTATGAAAGCGACCGTGGCTTATCTGACTTTGGCCGTGAAGTAGTCGCAGAAATGAACCGGGTAGGTATCATGTGCGACCTTTCTCATGTAGGCGCCAAAACCTCTATGGATGTTATTGAGGCATCAACCAAGCCCGTTTGTTATTCCCACTGCTTACCCGCCGGCCTTAAAGAACACCCCCGCAATAAATCCGATGAAGACTTAAAGTTTATTGCTGATCGTGGTGGTTTTATTGGTGTAACTATGTTTACCCCATTCTTAAAACAAGGGGTAGATGCCACTGTTGATGATTACATTGAAGCAATTGACTACATCATCAATATTGTTGGTGAAGACTGTGTAGGCATTGGCACCGACTTTACCCAAGGTCATGATAAAGCCTTCTTTGACTGGCTGACTCATGATAAAGGCTATGCCCGCTCGCTAACTAATTTCGGCAAAATTGTTAATCCTGCTGGTTTCCGCACTATTGGTGAATTCCCCAACCTGACTGATGCCATGACGAGAAGAGGTTGGTCTGAGCACAAAATTCGTAAAGTAATGGGTGAAAACTGGTTACGCACTTTAAAAGAGGTATGGGGAGAATAA
- the dgcA gene encoding dimethylglycine demethylation protein DgcA has protein sequence MAQYDAIFQPLTINKTTIRNRVVSTAHAEVYATDGGMTTERYVKYYEEKAKGGVGLCICGGSSVVSIDSPQDWWKSVNLSTDRIIPHFQNLADAVHKHGGKIMIQITHMGRRSRWDGGHWSTLVSPSGIREPVHRATCKTIESEEIERIIKDYAQAARRAKEGGLDGVEISAVHQHLIDQFWSPRVNKRTDEWGGSFENRMRFGLEVTKAIREEVGPDFVVGLRICGDEFHPDGLNHDDMKQIAKYYNDTGMIDFFGVIGSGCDTHNTLANVIPNMSYPPEPFLHLAAGIKEVVEVPVIHAQNIKDPNQAQRILEEGYVDFVGMTRAHIADPHLITKIKMNQVDQIRQCVGANYCIDRQYQGLDVLCIQNAATSRESTMPHIIEKTEGAIRKVVVVGGGPAGMEAARVAAERGHQVTLFEKADELGGQITTAAKAPQRDQIAGITRWFVLELERLGVDVRLNTEANTDAILDIKPDIIILAVGGTPFLEQVPEWGAEEGLVVSSWDILNSTIEPGKNVLVYDTICEFSGMSVADYLASKGSLVEIVTDDIKPGAAVGGTTFPTYYRSLYEKEVVFTSDFILEKVYQEGDKKIAVLENEYTGQKEERVVDQVVVENGIRPDEKLYYELKADSRNKGQIDIEALYDAKPQPALAETDNGYLLYRIGDCVSQRNTHAAIYDALRLCKDF, from the coding sequence ATGGCTCAGTACGACGCAATATTTCAGCCATTGACCATCAATAAGACAACGATTCGTAATCGTGTTGTCAGTACTGCCCATGCAGAGGTTTATGCCACTGATGGAGGGATGACAACTGAACGCTATGTGAAGTATTACGAAGAGAAAGCGAAAGGTGGTGTAGGGCTTTGTATTTGTGGTGGCTCCAGTGTTGTTTCCATCGATAGCCCACAAGATTGGTGGAAATCCGTTAATTTATCGACTGACCGGATTATTCCTCATTTTCAAAACCTTGCCGATGCAGTACATAAACACGGCGGCAAGATTATGATTCAAATTACCCATATGGGACGTCGCTCTCGCTGGGATGGTGGTCACTGGTCAACCCTTGTTAGTCCCAGTGGCATTCGTGAGCCAGTACATCGTGCCACTTGTAAAACTATTGAATCAGAAGAAATTGAGCGCATTATTAAAGACTATGCTCAGGCTGCTCGTCGCGCTAAAGAAGGTGGTTTAGATGGAGTAGAAATTTCAGCGGTACACCAACACTTAATCGACCAATTTTGGAGCCCACGGGTTAACAAACGAACTGATGAATGGGGTGGGAGCTTCGAAAACCGAATGCGTTTTGGTTTAGAAGTTACCAAAGCCATTCGTGAAGAAGTGGGTCCTGATTTTGTCGTTGGATTGCGTATTTGTGGTGATGAGTTCCATCCAGATGGTTTAAACCACGACGATATGAAGCAAATCGCCAAATATTACAATGACACCGGCATGATTGACTTCTTTGGTGTGATTGGTTCTGGTTGTGATACTCATAATACCTTAGCCAATGTTATTCCTAATATGAGCTACCCACCTGAGCCATTCCTACATTTAGCTGCCGGTATTAAAGAAGTGGTAGAGGTACCTGTTATTCATGCGCAAAACATTAAAGACCCCAATCAGGCACAGCGGATTTTAGAAGAAGGTTATGTCGACTTTGTGGGAATGACTCGCGCCCATATTGCTGACCCACATTTGATTACCAAAATAAAAATGAATCAGGTAGATCAGATTCGTCAGTGTGTCGGAGCCAATTACTGTATCGACCGCCAATATCAAGGGCTGGATGTGTTGTGTATTCAAAACGCAGCTACATCACGCGAAAGCACCATGCCCCATATTATTGAAAAAACCGAAGGGGCTATTCGCAAAGTCGTTGTGGTAGGTGGTGGTCCTGCTGGTATGGAAGCTGCTCGCGTTGCAGCCGAACGCGGTCATCAAGTAACCCTATTTGAAAAAGCTGACGAATTGGGCGGGCAAATTACCACTGCTGCCAAAGCACCACAGCGGGATCAAATCGCCGGTATTACCCGCTGGTTTGTTTTGGAATTAGAGCGCTTAGGTGTAGATGTGCGACTCAACACAGAAGCCAATACTGATGCCATTTTAGATATAAAACCAGACATAATTATCCTAGCAGTGGGTGGTACGCCTTTCCTAGAGCAAGTACCTGAATGGGGTGCAGAAGAAGGTTTAGTTGTCAGCAGCTGGGATATTCTGAACAGCACTATTGAACCAGGTAAAAATGTTTTGGTGTACGACACTATTTGCGAGTTTAGCGGTATGTCAGTTGCTGACTATTTAGCATCAAAAGGTTCATTAGTTGAAATTGTCACAGATGATATCAAGCCAGGTGCAGCTGTCGGTGGCACAACCTTCCCTACTTATTATCGCAGTTTGTACGAAAAAGAAGTCGTATTTACGTCTGACTTTATTCTGGAAAAGGTTTATCAAGAAGGCGATAAAAAAATTGCTGTGTTAGAAAACGAATATACCGGCCAAAAAGAAGAACGGGTTGTTGATCAAGTCGTTGTAGAAAATGGTATCCGCCCAGATGAAAAACTGTATTACGAATTAAAAGCGGATTCACGCAACAAAGGCCAAATTGATATCGAAGCTTTATATGATGCCAAGCCACAACCTGCTTTAGCAGAAACAGACAATGGTTATTTACTGTATCGAATTGGTGATTGTGTATCACAGCGGAATACGCATGCCGCAATATACGACGCATTGCGGCTATGCAAAGACTTCTAA
- the fghA gene encoding S-formylglutathione hydrolase: MSEQIQLEIISQNKVHGGWLKRYQHHSDVLNCDMTFTLFLPPQAEEQAVPVLYWLSGLECTDENFMQKAGAQRLAAELGMAIVCPDTSPRGTNLPGEHDSWDLGSSAGFYVDATEQPWESHYKMYSYVTKELPELITESFPVTDRKAISGHSMGGHGALICALKNPKAYSSVSAFAPISHPSDCPWGQKAFSHYLGNNKDNWAQFDACDLVAKSSSPIPILVDQGSADKFLSEQLKPEALTKACKDNDFALTLRMQPGYDHSYFFITSFIEDHLRYHGKALGLL, encoded by the coding sequence ATGTCTGAACAAATTCAATTGGAAATCATTTCCCAAAACAAAGTGCATGGTGGCTGGTTAAAACGCTATCAACATCATTCTGATGTATTAAATTGCGATATGACTTTTACCCTATTTTTACCACCTCAAGCAGAAGAACAGGCTGTACCCGTCTTATACTGGCTATCTGGTTTAGAGTGTACAGATGAAAACTTTATGCAAAAAGCAGGAGCTCAACGACTGGCAGCTGAATTAGGCATGGCAATTGTCTGTCCAGATACCAGCCCAAGAGGCACTAACTTGCCAGGAGAACACGACAGCTGGGATTTAGGCTCAAGTGCGGGTTTTTATGTAGATGCTACAGAACAGCCCTGGGAAAGCCATTACAAAATGTACAGCTATGTAACCAAAGAGCTGCCTGAACTCATTACTGAATCATTTCCTGTTACCGATAGAAAAGCCATTAGCGGCCATTCAATGGGAGGACATGGTGCTTTAATTTGTGCTCTGAAAAACCCTAAAGCCTATTCATCTGTCTCAGCATTTGCTCCAATAAGCCATCCAAGTGACTGCCCTTGGGGACAAAAAGCTTTCAGCCATTATTTGGGTAATAATAAAGATAACTGGGCTCAATTTGATGCGTGTGATCTAGTTGCAAAATCCAGCAGCCCAATTCCTATTTTGGTAGATCAAGGCAGTGCTGATAAGTTTCTCTCTGAACAGTTAAAACCTGAAGCGCTAACTAAAGCATGTAAAGATAATGATTTTGCTCTCACTTTACGCATGCAACCTGGTTATGATCATAGTTATTTTTTTATAACCAGCTTTATTGAAGACCACTTGCGCTATCATGGTAAAGCTTTAGGGTTACTGTAA
- the etfA gene encoding electron transfer flavoprotein subunit alpha — translation MSNIIRRDPRIERIIRNRLHPMHANFASGPVRGPTGLIRKNPHQVGFIGPNGIKRIDRSATGVSAAQFASRSHTKGVEQQEVRKPFTIEDPAFYIAVVLDLVGGRLTSHDKDILGQAHLLATESDETASNEKGAVLAIAFGELKDDSLKFAGVDRLLHFTDEKFQLFNPELKLTALTAVEVSYQPKHWLLPDSIHGGGDLGRRLAARLNERPATQVWKFEQDKITCRASGGTQDVERSIPRIMLLAEEVAYPVMETEHQATRLELPDLPAVIPQMEDLGQQAVDPSEIPLGEAEFILSGGNGVTNWELFHQASATLGATEGASRVAVDNGDMPRFRQVGATGTWVSARVYIAVGISGAIQHLQGIGQCEKVIAINLDKDCDMIKRADLSVIADSSAVLEELIKLVNESKQEAAANAA, via the coding sequence ATGAGTAATATAATACGACGAGACCCGCGTATTGAACGCATTATTCGAAATCGCCTGCACCCAATGCATGCTAATTTTGCTTCTGGACCAGTGCGAGGCCCTACCGGATTAATTCGGAAAAATCCTCATCAGGTTGGCTTTATTGGCCCTAATGGGATAAAACGAATTGATCGCAGTGCCACTGGTGTGTCAGCAGCTCAATTTGCCAGCCGCAGTCACACTAAAGGCGTAGAACAACAAGAAGTTCGTAAACCATTTACCATTGAAGACCCTGCATTCTATATTGCCGTTGTGTTAGATTTAGTCGGTGGCCGCTTAACCAGTCATGATAAAGATATACTCGGCCAGGCCCATTTATTGGCTACTGAATCTGATGAAACAGCATCTAATGAAAAAGGTGCAGTACTTGCTATTGCCTTTGGTGAGCTAAAAGACGACAGTTTAAAGTTTGCAGGTGTTGATCGCTTACTACATTTTACTGATGAAAAATTCCAACTGTTTAACCCTGAATTAAAACTAACAGCATTAACGGCTGTTGAAGTCAGTTATCAACCTAAACATTGGTTATTGCCTGATAGTATTCATGGTGGGGGCGACTTAGGTCGACGTTTAGCTGCCCGGTTAAATGAGCGCCCTGCTACTCAAGTTTGGAAGTTTGAGCAGGATAAAATCACTTGTCGTGCAAGTGGTGGCACTCAAGATGTCGAGCGGTCAATTCCAAGAATTATGCTACTTGCTGAAGAAGTCGCCTACCCCGTGATGGAAACTGAACACCAAGCAACTCGTCTCGAATTACCTGATCTTCCTGCAGTGATCCCGCAAATGGAAGACCTGGGACAGCAAGCGGTAGACCCCAGTGAAATTCCATTAGGTGAAGCTGAATTTATCCTTTCTGGCGGTAATGGGGTAACTAATTGGGAGTTATTCCATCAAGCCTCTGCCACCTTGGGCGCAACAGAAGGCGCAAGCCGGGTAGCTGTGGATAATGGTGATATGCCAAGGTTCCGCCAGGTAGGTGCAACTGGAACCTGGGTGAGCGCACGAGTCTATATTGCCGTGGGTATTTCAGGGGCCATCCAACACTTGCAGGGTATTGGTCAATGCGAAAAAGTGATTGCCATTAACCTGGATAAAGACTGCGATATGATTAAACGTGCCGACTTAAGTGTGATTGCCGACAGCTCCGCAGTATTGGAAGAATTAATAAAGCTAGTCAACGAAAGTAAGCAAGAGGCAGCTGCCAATGCCGCTTAA
- a CDS encoding S-(hydroxymethyl)glutathione dehydrogenase/class III alcohol dehydrogenase, protein MKARAAVAWEAGKPLEIETVDIAGPKEGEVLLRMVATGVCHTDAYTLSGADPEGLFPVVLGHEGGAVVEEVGAGVTSLKPGDHVIPLYVPECGHCKFCQSGKTNLCQAIRETQGRGVMPDGTSRFSCNGKELYHYMGTSTFSEYTVVPEISVAKISNKAPLDKVCLLGCGITTGIGAVLNTAKVEPGSTVAVFGLGGIGLSVIQGAVLAKAERIIVVDINEDKFEMAKLLGATDFINPQKYDLPIQEVIVELTNGGVDYSFECIGNVNVMRSALECCHKGWGESVIIGVAGAGEEIATRPFQLVTGRVWRGTAFGGVKGRTQLPGYVEQYMQGEIKLDEFVTHTMGLEDINNAFDLMHEGKSIRSVILF, encoded by the coding sequence ATGAAAGCACGTGCAGCTGTTGCCTGGGAAGCTGGCAAACCTCTTGAAATAGAAACAGTCGATATCGCTGGTCCCAAAGAAGGCGAAGTATTGCTCCGAATGGTGGCAACAGGTGTATGTCATACCGATGCCTATACACTTTCTGGTGCTGACCCTGAAGGTTTATTTCCTGTAGTCTTAGGCCATGAAGGTGGTGCTGTCGTTGAGGAAGTAGGGGCTGGTGTAACTTCATTAAAACCAGGTGATCATGTAATTCCTCTTTATGTGCCTGAGTGCGGTCATTGTAAATTCTGTCAGTCAGGCAAAACCAATTTATGCCAAGCTATTCGAGAAACTCAAGGCCGTGGTGTGATGCCCGATGGCACCAGCCGATTTAGCTGTAATGGTAAAGAACTATACCACTACATGGGCACCTCAACATTTTCTGAATATACCGTTGTACCAGAAATTTCCGTAGCCAAAATCAGCAATAAAGCACCTCTAGATAAAGTTTGCTTATTAGGTTGTGGTATTACCACAGGTATCGGCGCTGTCTTAAATACAGCAAAAGTAGAACCTGGCTCTACAGTTGCCGTATTTGGTTTAGGGGGGATTGGTTTAAGTGTCATTCAAGGTGCAGTTTTAGCCAAAGCAGAACGCATCATTGTGGTTGATATTAATGAAGATAAGTTCGAAATGGCCAAATTATTAGGTGCTACTGACTTCATTAATCCACAAAAATATGACCTACCTATCCAAGAAGTTATTGTTGAACTTACCAATGGTGGTGTTGATTACTCGTTTGAATGTATCGGCAACGTTAATGTAATGCGCTCAGCCCTAGAGTGTTGCCATAAAGGCTGGGGAGAATCCGTTATTATTGGTGTTGCAGGTGCAGGCGAAGAAATAGCAACCAGGCCTTTTCAACTCGTTACAGGCCGAGTATGGCGTGGTACTGCCTTCGGTGGTGTTAAAGGACGCACCCAGTTACCCGGTTATGTTGAACAATATATGCAAGGTGAGATTAAGCTGGATGAGTTTGTTACTCATACAATGGGTTTGGAAGACATCAATAATGCCTTTGATTTAATGCATGAAGGCAAAAGTATTCGTTCCGTTATCCTGTTTTAA
- a CDS encoding (Fe-S)-binding protein, with amino-acid sequence MLLDWILPVLLCAAILLAVIGAFKRINLWRQGQPDKINILHGLMQIPKRYMVDLHHVVARDKYIANTHVATAGGFVAASVLIILVYVFGFNNRILVWGLLAALTAMLIGAFFVYKRRKNPPARLSKGPWMRLPKSLFTFAITFILISLPAAGILPENFGGWLLATILLAGVVYGVAEMFFGMTWGGPMKHAFAGALHLAFHRRAERFGGGRSTALKPIQLEENKLGVEQPADFKWNQLLGFDACVQCGRCEAMCPAFAAGQPLNPKKLIQDMVVGLAGGTDAKYAGSPYPGIEVGQHQGAPLQPIVNGLVEADTLWSCTTCRACVEECPMMIEHVDAIVDMRRFLTLEQGQTPEKGVEVIENLIATDNPNGFDPSHRVNWATDLNLPLMTDVQEADVLFWIGDGAYDMRTQRTLRAVVKLLRAAKVDFAILGNEERDSGDVARRLGDEATFQSLAKHNIATLKKYQFKQIVTADPHSYHCLKNEYKDFGAAFEVYHHTTFLAEQAKQGTLKLGELNLGTVTYHDPCYLGRYNGEYEAPRELLKALGLEVTEMERSGFRSRCCGGGGAAPITDIPGKQRIPDMRMEDVKATNAEVVAVACPQCALMLEGVVEPRPEVRDIAEMLAEAVETIH; translated from the coding sequence ATGTTACTTGATTGGATACTACCTGTATTACTCTGTGCAGCCATTTTACTTGCTGTGATTGGTGCGTTTAAGCGCATTAATTTATGGCGCCAGGGGCAGCCTGATAAAATCAATATACTGCATGGCTTAATGCAGATTCCTAAGCGCTATATGGTGGATTTACACCATGTGGTGGCGCGGGATAAATACATCGCTAATACTCACGTTGCAACTGCAGGTGGGTTTGTGGCAGCGAGTGTACTAATTATTCTGGTTTATGTGTTTGGCTTTAATAATCGCATTTTAGTGTGGGGATTATTAGCGGCTTTAACAGCTATGTTGATCGGCGCTTTTTTTGTTTATAAACGCCGCAAGAATCCTCCTGCCAGGCTTTCGAAAGGGCCTTGGATGCGTTTACCCAAAAGCCTATTCACGTTTGCTATCACCTTTATTTTAATTTCACTGCCCGCTGCAGGTATTTTGCCAGAAAATTTTGGTGGCTGGCTGTTAGCCACTATTTTATTAGCGGGTGTTGTGTATGGGGTAGCTGAAATGTTTTTTGGCATGACCTGGGGTGGCCCTATGAAGCATGCTTTTGCAGGGGCTTTACACTTGGCGTTTCATCGTCGCGCTGAGCGATTTGGTGGAGGTCGCTCCACAGCTTTAAAGCCAATTCAGCTTGAAGAAAATAAACTAGGTGTCGAGCAACCGGCAGATTTTAAATGGAATCAACTGTTGGGCTTTGATGCCTGTGTGCAATGTGGCCGTTGTGAAGCCATGTGTCCTGCTTTTGCTGCTGGGCAACCGCTTAACCCCAAAAAATTGATTCAGGATATGGTGGTTGGTTTAGCGGGTGGCACTGATGCTAAATATGCGGGTAGTCCTTATCCCGGTATTGAAGTGGGTCAACATCAAGGAGCGCCTTTACAGCCTATTGTTAATGGTTTAGTAGAAGCAGATACGCTTTGGTCCTGCACCACCTGTCGTGCTTGTGTAGAAGAATGTCCAATGATGATTGAGCATGTAGACGCCATTGTGGATATGCGCCGCTTCTTAACTTTAGAGCAAGGCCAAACCCCAGAAAAAGGGGTGGAAGTCATCGAAAACCTGATTGCTACCGATAACCCTAATGGTTTTGACCCAAGCCACCGGGTTAACTGGGCTACAGACCTTAACTTGCCATTAATGACCGATGTGCAGGAAGCTGATGTCTTATTCTGGATTGGTGATGGCGCCTATGATATGCGTACCCAACGCACCTTACGTGCAGTGGTTAAATTACTGCGCGCTGCAAAAGTGGACTTCGCTATTTTAGGTAACGAAGAGCGAGACAGTGGGGATGTTGCCAGGCGGCTGGGTGATGAAGCCACGTTTCAATCCTTAGCCAAACATAATATTGCTACGCTAAAAAAATATCAGTTTAAGCAGATAGTAACGGCTGATCCACACTCTTATCACTGCTTGAAGAATGAATATAAAGATTTTGGCGCTGCTTTTGAGGTTTACCATCACACCACATTTTTAGCAGAGCAAGCCAAGCAAGGTACCCTAAAACTTGGCGAACTCAATTTAGGCACAGTCACCTATCACGACCCCTGTTATTTAGGTCGCTATAACGGCGAATATGAAGCACCACGGGAATTATTAAAAGCACTTGGTCTGGAAGTAACTGAAATGGAGCGTTCAGGTTTTCGTTCCCGCTGTTGTGGCGGCGGCGGTGCTGCACCCATTACGGATATCCCCGGTAAACAACGGATTCCTGATATGCGGATGGAAGATGTTAAAGCCACCAATGCCGAAGTGGTTGCCGTGGCTTGCCCGCAATGTGCATTAATGCTGGAAGGAGTAGTAGAACCTCGCCCAGAAGTGCGGGATATCGCTGAAATGCTGGCAGAAGCCGTGGAAACAATTCATTAG
- a CDS encoding GlxA family transcriptional regulator: MSITNTCTIGFLVLNNFTLMSHASAVEPLRMANQLSNRTLYHWKTLSVTGEPVSASDGMTITPDDSIETTEKFDLIVVCGGLEIKQQCNNRRLLQWLQRQARLKTPLAAVCTGSYILAKAGLLDGHRCTIHWENMASFKEEFPHIMVTNHIYSIDRDRLTCSGGTAPLDMMLNVIANVHGRELSASISEMFVHDRVRNEVEQQRIPLRHTLGISQPKLVEIVALMEANLEETISLDDLASYVGLSRRQLERLFLKYLDCSPSRYYLKLRLQRARQLLQQTNLSIIEIAAACGFISTPHFSKRYRDCFGIPPRDERLGLQVKVQPVAMAS, from the coding sequence ATGTCCATAACTAATACATGTACCATTGGTTTTTTAGTTCTAAACAATTTTACCTTAATGTCTCATGCTTCCGCTGTAGAGCCATTACGGATGGCAAATCAGCTGTCGAACCGTACTCTTTACCACTGGAAAACACTTTCAGTTACAGGAGAACCTGTTTCAGCCAGTGATGGAATGACTATAACACCTGACGATAGCATCGAAACAACTGAAAAGTTTGACTTAATTGTGGTATGCGGTGGCCTAGAAATAAAGCAACAATGTAACAACCGCCGCTTATTACAATGGTTACAACGACAAGCACGCCTTAAAACACCATTGGCTGCTGTTTGTACAGGCAGCTATATATTGGCTAAAGCAGGCTTATTAGATGGCCATCGTTGTACTATTCATTGGGAAAACATGGCCAGCTTTAAAGAAGAATTTCCTCATATCATGGTGACTAACCATATATACAGTATTGACAGAGACCGGCTGACCTGTAGTGGGGGTACCGCGCCACTGGATATGATGTTAAATGTCATTGCCAATGTTCATGGTCGGGAGCTGAGTGCATCCATATCAGAAATGTTCGTCCACGACCGAGTGCGTAACGAGGTTGAACAACAACGTATTCCGTTACGCCATACGCTAGGAATCAGTCAACCTAAGCTGGTCGAAATTGTTGCTTTAATGGAAGCTAACTTAGAAGAAACCATTAGCCTGGATGACCTAGCTAGCTATGTGGGATTATCAAGGCGCCAACTAGAACGTTTATTTTTAAAATACCTAGACTGCTCGCCATCTAGATACTATCTAAAATTAAGATTACAAAGAGCCAGGCAGTTACTACAGCAAACTAACTTATCAATCATAGAAATTGCCGCTGCTTGTGGTTTTATTTCTACCCCACACTTTAGTAAGCGCTATCGTGACTGCTTTGGTATTCCACCTAGGGATGAACGATTGGGATTACAAGTAAAAGTGCAACCCGTAGCCATGGCTAGCTAA
- a CDS encoding 4-vinyl reductase yields MGHKAPEVPINVDEETGVWTTDALPMLYVPRHFFMNNHTVIEDALGADKYAEILYQAGYKSAYYWCQQEAKEHDIFGVEVFEHYMLRLSQRGWGIFSIEDIDLEKGYAKVRLDHSAFVYHYGKVNRKLEYMFTGWFAGAMDQIVERLGYSLTTHAEQLQSEAEEGCNHGVFEVKAINEGDTTRH; encoded by the coding sequence ATGGGTCATAAAGCACCTGAAGTACCAATTAATGTTGACGAAGAAACTGGGGTTTGGACCACTGATGCACTCCCCATGCTATATGTACCACGCCATTTTTTTATGAATAACCACACGGTTATTGAAGATGCGTTAGGTGCCGATAAGTACGCCGAGATTCTTTATCAAGCCGGTTATAAATCTGCCTATTATTGGTGTCAGCAAGAGGCTAAAGAACACGACATTTTTGGTGTAGAAGTTTTTGAACATTACATGCTTAGGCTTTCTCAGCGTGGTTGGGGTATTTTTTCAATTGAAGATATTGATTTAGAAAAAGGCTATGCCAAAGTTCGCTTAGATCATTCTGCTTTTGTTTATCACTATGGAAAAGTAAACCGTAAATTAGAGTATATGTTTACCGGCTGGTTTGCTGGAGCCATGGATCAAATTGTAGAACGCTTAGGTTATTCTCTTACTACACATGCAGAACAATTACAAAGTGAAGCGGAAGAAGGCTGTAATCATGGCGTATTTGAAGTAAAAGCTATAAATGAAGGTGACACAACCCGTCATTAA